In Anaerobacillus sp. CMMVII, a single window of DNA contains:
- a CDS encoding DUF421 domain-containing protein: METIKEILLIFGRIITIIPLLLLMTIYMGKRAIGELPIFDFLIIVTLGAVVGADIADPSIHHFPTAVAIVLIGLFQRVVANLKISNRKIGRLITFEPTVVVQNGKFLDENLKKIRFSIDNILQMLREKDVFDLNEVETAIIEANGAISVLKKPSKSPVIREDLNIVKTNSQITFPVLVEGTVYTNVLRNFNLTEAWLNQELQKKGVYDQKTVFFAAVNRDLQLHISLKNDQNLKIPPILH; encoded by the coding sequence TTGGAAACCATAAAGGAGATACTACTTATTTTTGGAAGAATCATTACAATTATCCCATTATTATTGCTGATGACGATTTATATGGGAAAGCGTGCGATTGGTGAATTGCCGATCTTTGATTTCCTAATTATTGTAACACTTGGGGCTGTCGTCGGTGCTGACATTGCTGACCCTAGCATTCATCATTTCCCAACTGCTGTCGCTATCGTGTTAATTGGGCTTTTCCAAAGAGTTGTCGCAAACTTAAAAATTTCAAATCGAAAAATAGGTAGACTTATTACTTTTGAACCAACCGTCGTTGTTCAAAACGGCAAGTTTCTTGATGAAAATCTCAAAAAAATTCGCTTTTCAATTGATAATATTTTGCAAATGCTACGTGAAAAAGATGTCTTTGACCTTAACGAGGTTGAAACTGCCATTATTGAAGCCAATGGGGCGATTAGTGTCTTAAAAAAACCAAGTAAAAGTCCAGTAATTCGTGAAGATTTAAACATTGTCAAAACAAACTCCCAGATCACCTTTCCAGTTTTGGTTGAAGGAACCGTTTATACCAATGTCCTTCGCAACTTCAATCTAACTGAGGCATGGCTAAATCAAGAGCTTCAGAAAAAAGGAGTATACGATCAAAAAACTGTATTTTTCGCAGCGGTAAATCGTGATCTGCAATTGCATATTTCTCTAAAAAATGACCAAAACCTTAAAATACCACCAATACTACATTAA
- a CDS encoding Na+/H+ antiporter NhaC family protein: MDASWLSILPFLVVIPIAIFTKEVLPGLIAGLMVGCYLISPSLLGGMQTFLFYVVQALIDENNIKIVVFLYSFAGLVGMIKVTGGIKGFVEKAAEKITTKKQALAITYISTLGTFIAPTFRFVTITPIMKALLKKVKMSTKELGFVIESTATPLIVLIPVATAFVGYMVSVIQISVENVGGEIEPYSLFIQSIPYNFFAITIIIVGIYLSFFHPSHTDAPTEIEEEKEEEDWHECHPAVSKDLPTKPWNLIVPIILVISLTLFLTWWDGALQGYSFFDAFINANVLQAMVVALLITVFVSIAFFLFQRFTLSGIINSFISGGNDLMSVIVLLSVVWGLSSVTDDLGFTGFVTAHTNWIPANFITPLMFAFGALISYFIGSAWGTWGILMPLGVSLSIAGDVSLPLIIGAVFASGSFGAFASPLSDDTNTIAKILGLSVMDYARFKLKPALIAAGITVLLYTGASFLL; encoded by the coding sequence TTGGATGCAAGTTGGTTATCGATACTGCCGTTTTTAGTCGTGATTCCAATTGCTATTTTTACAAAAGAGGTGCTACCAGGTCTAATCGCTGGATTGATGGTGGGTTGTTACTTAATCTCACCTTCGTTGCTTGGGGGGATGCAGACATTTCTATTTTATGTTGTTCAAGCACTAATTGACGAGAATAATATTAAGATTGTGGTATTTCTATATTCATTTGCCGGTCTTGTTGGCATGATTAAAGTGACAGGAGGAATTAAGGGCTTTGTCGAAAAAGCCGCTGAAAAAATCACAACAAAAAAACAGGCGCTCGCTATTACATATATCTCTACACTTGGAACATTTATAGCGCCAACATTTCGTTTTGTCACGATTACCCCGATCATGAAAGCATTATTAAAGAAAGTGAAGATGTCAACAAAAGAACTTGGATTTGTCATTGAATCTACGGCAACACCGCTGATTGTCTTAATTCCAGTTGCAACAGCGTTTGTCGGATATATGGTTTCTGTCATTCAAATTTCAGTTGAAAACGTCGGGGGCGAGATTGAACCGTACTCTTTATTTATTCAGAGTATCCCCTACAACTTTTTTGCCATTACGATCATTATTGTAGGTATTTACCTGAGTTTCTTTCACCCTTCACACACCGATGCCCCCACTGAAATTGAGGAGGAGAAGGAAGAAGAGGATTGGCATGAATGTCACCCAGCTGTTTCCAAAGACTTGCCGACAAAACCTTGGAACTTAATTGTGCCAATTATACTTGTGATCAGCTTAACGTTATTTTTAACTTGGTGGGATGGAGCATTACAAGGCTATTCTTTTTTTGATGCGTTTATTAATGCAAATGTGTTGCAAGCAATGGTTGTTGCCTTGTTAATTACCGTTTTTGTCTCAATCGCCTTTTTTCTTTTTCAGCGGTTTACTTTATCAGGGATCATCAATAGCTTTATCTCTGGTGGGAATGATTTAATGTCCGTCATTGTCTTATTATCAGTGGTGTGGGGATTGTCCTCAGTCACGGATGACTTAGGCTTTACTGGCTTTGTTACAGCACATACAAACTGGATTCCTGCTAACTTTATCACGCCACTAATGTTTGCCTTTGGGGCTTTAATTTCATATTTCATCGGATCGGCTTGGGGAACGTGGGGTATTCTAATGCCGTTAGGGGTGTCACTTTCGATTGCTGGTGATGTCTCACTGCCATTGATTATTGGTGCTGTTTTTGCGAGTGGTTCGTTTGGAGCCTTTGCCTCTCCTTTAAGTGATGATACCAATACGATTGCGAAGATTTTAGGCCTTTCTGTCATGGACTATGCTCGCTTTAAATTGAAACCGGCCCTGATTGCAGCAGGCATAACCGTTCTTTTATATACAGGTGCCTCGTTTTTGTTATAG
- the hutI gene encoding imidazolonepropionase: MTLHVDLLLTNIGQLLPMRSDGPRSGKAMQELVVIEGAVLGIKAGEIAYIGTDDSEVTADTIIDCEGKLVTPGLVDPHTHVVFGGSREHEMALKQQGVPYLEILARGGGILSTVQATRNATMEELYEKASFHLDRMMTYGTTTVEAKSGYGLDRETELKQLKVAKELQENHQIDLVSTFLGAHAIPQTHKENPEQFLEEMLALLTEIKEQQLAEFVDIFTETGVFTVDQSREYLRKAKEKGFRLKIHADEIDPLGGTEMAAALGATSADHLVGASDEGIRMLAETGTIAVLLPGTTFYLGKSSFARAREMIEQGVTVALATDFNPGSSPTENLQLIMSIAALQLKMSPEEIWNAVTVNAAYAIGRGEEAGQLEIGRKADVVIWDAPNYLYIPYHYGVNHVNKVIKNGKLVAERMGIRD, translated from the coding sequence ATGACATTACATGTAGATCTCTTATTAACAAACATCGGGCAGCTATTACCGATGCGTTCGGATGGCCCACGCAGCGGCAAAGCGATGCAGGAACTTGTGGTAATTGAGGGAGCAGTTCTTGGGATTAAAGCTGGAGAAATTGCGTATATTGGTACCGATGATTCTGAAGTAACAGCTGATACAATCATCGATTGCGAAGGGAAACTTGTGACTCCTGGGCTGGTTGATCCACATACTCATGTTGTTTTTGGTGGTTCAAGAGAGCATGAAATGGCTTTAAAGCAACAGGGAGTTCCGTATTTAGAAATCTTAGCGCGCGGTGGCGGGATTCTTTCAACAGTTCAAGCAACTAGAAATGCTACAATGGAGGAACTTTATGAGAAGGCCAGTTTTCATCTCGATCGTATGATGACGTACGGTACGACAACAGTTGAAGCAAAAAGTGGCTATGGACTTGATCGTGAAACTGAGCTGAAGCAGTTGAAAGTAGCCAAAGAACTTCAGGAAAATCATCAAATTGATCTGGTCTCGACATTTTTAGGAGCTCATGCAATTCCACAAACACATAAGGAAAATCCAGAGCAATTTTTAGAAGAAATGCTTGCGCTTTTAACTGAAATAAAAGAACAACAGTTAGCGGAATTTGTTGATATTTTTACCGAAACAGGTGTCTTTACCGTCGATCAATCTAGGGAATATTTACGAAAAGCAAAAGAAAAAGGCTTTCGATTGAAAATTCATGCGGACGAAATAGATCCTCTTGGTGGCACGGAAATGGCAGCAGCTCTTGGAGCCACTTCAGCTGATCACCTCGTTGGTGCGTCGGACGAGGGAATTCGAATGCTTGCAGAAACAGGGACAATTGCTGTTTTGTTACCAGGAACGACTTTTTATTTAGGGAAGAGCTCGTTTGCTAGAGCTCGTGAGATGATTGAACAGGGAGTCACGGTTGCGTTAGCGACAGACTTTAACCCAGGTAGCTCACCAACGGAAAACCTTCAGTTAATCATGTCGATTGCAGCGCTACAGTTAAAGATGTCTCCAGAGGAAATTTGGAACGCTGTAACAGTAAACGCGGCTTATGCGATCGGACGTGGTGAGGAAGCAGGGCAGTTAGAAATTGGACGTAAAGCTGACGTCGTGATCTGGGATGCGCCAAACTATTTGTACATTCCTTATCATTATGGTGTCAATCACGTCAACAAAGTCATCAAAAATGGAAAGCTGGTTGCTGAAAGGATGGGAATTCGTGACTAA
- the hutH gene encoding histidine ammonia-lyase: MVTLTGQTLTFSEIEQILFGGAKVKPSDESIEKVKASRKAVEKIVQEEKVVYGITTGFGKFSDVFIDKEHVEALQLNLIYSHACGVGDPFPEVVSRAMVLLRANALLKGFSGVRPIVIEQLLKLVNAHIHPIIPQQGSLGASGDLAPLSHLALVLIGEGEVFYKGEKTTAMKALTSEGIFPITLTAKEGLALINGTQAMTAMGVVAYLEAEKIARQSELIASLTMEGLQGIIDAFDENIHLARGYQEQVDVAKRIRTYLADSKLTTRQGEIRVQDAYSLRCIPQVHGATWQTLNYVKEKLEIEMNAATDNPLIFDNGEKVISGGNFHGQPIAFAMDFIKIAMAELANISERRIERLVNPQLNDLPPFLSPEPGLQSGAMIMQYVAAALVSENKTLAHPASVDSIPSSANQEDHVSMGTIGSRHAYQIITNVRRVLAIEAICAMQACEIRGVEKMASATKQFLDEGRKVVPFITADRIFAKDIESLTASLKEQFSEFMNFIKI, from the coding sequence ATGGTTACATTAACGGGTCAAACATTAACATTTTCCGAAATTGAACAAATTCTTTTTGGAGGTGCAAAGGTTAAGCCTTCCGATGAGAGTATCGAAAAAGTTAAAGCAAGCCGAAAAGCAGTGGAAAAAATTGTTCAAGAAGAAAAAGTTGTGTATGGCATTACTACAGGGTTCGGTAAATTCAGTGATGTCTTTATCGATAAAGAGCATGTTGAAGCTCTCCAACTAAATCTGATTTACTCGCATGCTTGTGGTGTTGGTGATCCATTTCCGGAGGTTGTCTCAAGAGCAATGGTCCTTCTCCGGGCAAACGCACTTTTAAAAGGGTTTTCAGGTGTTCGCCCAATCGTCATTGAACAGTTATTAAAATTAGTCAATGCTCATATACATCCTATCATTCCGCAGCAAGGCTCGCTTGGTGCGAGTGGTGATCTCGCGCCATTATCACATTTAGCACTTGTATTGATTGGTGAGGGAGAAGTGTTTTATAAAGGTGAAAAAACAACTGCGATGAAGGCGTTAACAAGTGAAGGGATTTTTCCTATTACACTCACAGCGAAAGAAGGTTTGGCGCTTATCAATGGTACTCAAGCAATGACTGCGATGGGGGTAGTTGCCTACTTAGAAGCAGAAAAAATCGCTCGACAATCAGAGCTTATTGCTTCGTTAACCATGGAAGGTTTGCAAGGGATTATTGATGCATTTGATGAAAACATTCATCTTGCTCGTGGCTACCAAGAGCAAGTCGACGTTGCTAAACGAATTCGTACGTATTTGGCTGACAGTAAACTAACGACGAGACAAGGAGAAATTCGTGTTCAAGATGCGTATTCACTGCGCTGTATTCCTCAAGTACACGGGGCTACGTGGCAAACATTAAATTATGTAAAGGAAAAATTAGAAATCGAAATGAATGCAGCTACAGACAATCCGTTAATTTTTGATAATGGTGAAAAAGTAATTTCAGGTGGAAACTTCCATGGTCAACCAATTGCCTTTGCCATGGACTTCATAAAGATAGCGATGGCTGAGCTTGCCAATATTTCAGAGCGAAGGATTGAAAGACTCGTAAATCCACAATTAAATGATTTGCCGCCATTTTTAAGTCCAGAGCCAGGTCTTCAATCAGGGGCAATGATTATGCAATATGTAGCAGCCGCCTTAGTTTCAGAGAATAAAACACTCGCACACCCTGCAAGTGTAGATTCGATCCCGTCTTCAGCAAACCAGGAGGATCATGTAAGTATGGGAACGATAGGTTCTCGCCATGCCTATCAAATTATTACCAATGTCCGCCGTGTACTAGCTATCGAAGCGATTTGTGCCATGCAAGCTTGTGAAATTCGTGGTGTCGAAAAAATGGCCTCCGCAACTAAGCAATTTCTAGATGAAGGACGAAAAGTTGTACCGTTTATAACGGCTGATCGCATATTTGCAAAGGATATTGAATCCTTAACTGCTTCGTTAAAAGAGCAGTTTTCGGAATTTATGAATTTCATTAAAATTTAA
- a CDS encoding RNA polymerase sigma factor yields MSDLYEKLKDDLHRFAKSIARHEQEAYDLVQDALVKALKEEKLLNLADYKQRAWFFRVMKNQLIDERRKDRRLTEWEDDLDFPMQGLAINHLEMTELLSNLPQELSDLIFKRYWLGLSSQEMSKQFGVPASTIRYKLHMAIKRLRVILEEEK; encoded by the coding sequence GTGAGTGATTTATACGAGAAGCTGAAAGATGATCTTCACCGTTTTGCGAAATCAATCGCAAGACATGAACAGGAGGCGTATGATCTTGTTCAAGACGCTTTGGTAAAAGCATTAAAGGAAGAAAAGCTTTTAAACTTAGCGGATTATAAGCAGCGCGCCTGGTTTTTTCGTGTTATGAAGAACCAACTCATTGATGAGCGGAGAAAGGATAGGCGGTTAACCGAGTGGGAGGACGACCTAGATTTTCCAATGCAAGGCCTTGCTATTAACCACCTTGAAATGACGGAGCTTTTATCGAACCTACCACAGGAATTAAGTGATCTCATTTTTAAACGATATTGGCTCGGGCTGTCTAGTCAGGAAATGAGTAAACAATTTGGGGTTCCAGCCTCAACCATCCGTTATAAGCTACACATGGCTATCAAAAGATTAAGAGTAATCCTAGAGGAGGAAAAATAA
- a CDS encoding arsenic resistance protein: protein MNVLEKLYTGIIFLAVVLGIVLGQSQTIQSNAESFIFPLLVAMLYISFLQVPIEDVKKAFKNIRFTSISVFINFIWTPIFAWLLALLFLGDNPVLYLGFIMLMVTPCTDWYIIFTGMAKGNVGLSTAILPINLLLQVVLLPIYLLIFGGTTGVIEFKPLLESILFVLCIPLFLALITKVTLKNRQQLRNNIITKISVLPILFLSLAIVAMFASQGQLLLENLDLMWKLTIPILIFFSVNFIFTQKVAQKLNFPYQDGASLSLTTLARNSPIALAIALTAFPDLPLLALTLVIGPLLELPLLAIITQFLLFKRKGYLAS from the coding sequence ATGAATGTTCTTGAAAAACTTTATACTGGTATTATTTTTCTAGCAGTCGTTCTTGGCATAGTTTTAGGACAATCTCAAACAATTCAATCGAATGCAGAAAGTTTTATTTTCCCTTTATTAGTTGCTATGCTGTATATTTCATTCTTGCAAGTTCCCATTGAAGACGTAAAAAAGGCGTTTAAGAACATTCGGTTTACTTCAATTTCTGTCTTTATAAACTTTATTTGGACTCCTATTTTTGCTTGGTTACTAGCTTTATTATTTTTGGGTGACAATCCCGTATTATATCTTGGTTTTATTATGCTAATGGTTACACCATGTACAGATTGGTACATAATCTTTACTGGAATGGCTAAAGGAAATGTGGGATTATCAACGGCAATCTTGCCAATTAATCTACTTTTGCAGGTTGTGTTATTACCTATTTACTTACTCATTTTTGGGGGAACCACCGGGGTTATTGAGTTTAAGCCTTTGTTAGAAAGCATTTTATTCGTTTTATGTATACCATTATTTCTAGCACTTATTACAAAGGTCACTTTAAAAAATAGACAACAACTTCGAAACAATATCATAACTAAAATAAGTGTATTACCAATACTCTTCTTAAGTCTTGCAATCGTTGCAATGTTCGCCTCTCAAGGACAGCTACTGCTGGAAAACTTAGATTTAATGTGGAAATTAACTATTCCTATCCTCATATTTTTTTCGGTTAATTTTATCTTCACTCAAAAAGTGGCTCAGAAGTTAAATTTCCCGTATCAAGATGGCGCAAGCCTAAGCTTAACGACGTTAGCTCGCAATTCACCAATTGCTTTAGCCATTGCTTTGACCGCTTTTCCAGATCTACCATTACTCGCTTTAACTCTTGTGATTGGGCCGTTGTTAGAATTACCTCTTCTTGCTATCATCACTCAGTTTCTATTGTTTAAACGAAAAGGATATTTGGCAAGCTAG
- the hutU gene encoding urocanate hydratase encodes MTETKNRVIKAKRGVELQCKGWEQEAVLRMLCNNLDPEVAEKPEDLVVYGGIGKAARNWESFDAIVEQLKTLEADETLLIQSGKPVGRFRTHDQAPRVLLSNSVLVPKWANWEHFNHLEKQGLMMYGQMTAGSWIYIGTQGILQGTYETFAAIAKKHFNNTLRGTLTLTAGLGGMGGAQPLAVTMNDGVVITVDVDQERIQKRIDTKYCDQMTNSLDEALEWALAAKEAGTPLSIGLVGNAAEVHHEILERGVKIDIVTDQTSAHDPLNGYVPVGYSITEADQLRKENPELYVQLANQSMKKHVEAMLMFQQRGSIVFDYGNNIRQVAKDEGLENAFDFPGFVPAYIRPLFCEGKGPFRWVALSGDPEDIYRTDRLIKELFPENEALNRWIDMAQERVAFQGLPSRICWLGYGERVKMGLAMNELVKNGELKAPIVIGRDHLDCGSVASPNRETEAMLDGSDAVGDWAILNALVNTSAGASWVSVHHGGGVGMGYSLHAGMVVVADGSDRAKARLERVLNTDPGMGVIRHADAGYELAKEVAKEKNIVIPMDGGKE; translated from the coding sequence ATGACTGAAACCAAAAACCGTGTAATTAAAGCGAAACGTGGAGTCGAATTGCAGTGTAAGGGATGGGAACAGGAAGCAGTCTTACGAATGCTTTGCAATAATCTTGATCCTGAGGTTGCTGAAAAGCCAGAGGATCTCGTTGTCTATGGAGGCATTGGTAAGGCAGCTCGTAATTGGGAATCCTTTGATGCGATTGTTGAGCAGTTAAAAACATTAGAAGCCGACGAAACCTTATTAATACAATCGGGAAAACCAGTTGGACGCTTTCGTACTCACGATCAAGCACCGAGAGTATTGCTTTCTAACTCTGTGTTAGTACCGAAATGGGCGAACTGGGAGCATTTTAATCACCTTGAGAAGCAAGGATTAATGATGTACGGACAAATGACGGCTGGAAGCTGGATTTATATTGGAACACAAGGGATTTTACAAGGTACGTATGAAACGTTTGCAGCAATTGCAAAAAAACATTTTAACAATACCTTAAGAGGAACGTTAACCTTAACGGCTGGACTTGGTGGAATGGGTGGCGCACAGCCGCTCGCAGTTACGATGAATGATGGAGTCGTTATAACCGTTGACGTTGATCAGGAACGGATCCAAAAACGAATTGATACGAAGTATTGTGATCAAATGACCAATTCATTAGATGAAGCTCTTGAGTGGGCCTTAGCTGCTAAAGAGGCCGGAACGCCACTATCCATTGGACTTGTTGGAAATGCGGCAGAGGTTCATCATGAAATCTTAGAACGCGGTGTCAAAATTGATATAGTTACAGATCAAACATCAGCACATGATCCGCTAAATGGCTATGTTCCAGTAGGCTATTCCATCACTGAAGCGGATCAACTTCGAAAAGAAAATCCAGAACTTTATGTTCAGCTTGCAAACCAAAGCATGAAGAAGCATGTCGAAGCCATGCTAATGTTCCAACAAAGAGGTTCGATCGTGTTTGACTATGGAAATAACATTCGCCAAGTAGCCAAAGATGAAGGGCTAGAAAACGCTTTTGATTTTCCTGGATTTGTACCCGCCTATATTCGACCGCTTTTTTGTGAAGGAAAAGGCCCATTCCGTTGGGTTGCATTATCAGGTGATCCTGAGGATATTTACCGGACAGATCGCTTAATTAAGGAACTGTTCCCTGAGAACGAAGCCTTAAATCGTTGGATTGACATGGCACAAGAACGAGTTGCTTTCCAAGGCTTACCTTCACGGATTTGCTGGTTAGGTTACGGCGAACGTGTAAAAATGGGGCTTGCAATGAATGAGCTAGTCAAAAACGGTGAGTTAAAAGCTCCGATTGTCATTGGCCGTGATCATTTAGATTGTGGTTCGGTCGCATCACCAAACCGTGAAACAGAAGCAATGCTAGATGGTAGTGATGCAGTTGGTGATTGGGCAATATTAAATGCTTTAGTTAATACATCAGCTGGTGCTAGCTGGGTATCGGTACACCATGGTGGTGGAGTTGGCATGGGGTATTCTCTTCATGCAGGAATGGTCGTTGTTGCAGATGGTAGTGACCGCGCCAAGGCAAGGCTTGAGCGTGTCTTAAATACAGACCCTGGGATGGGTGTGATCCGCCATGCTGATGCCGGTTATGAGCTTGCGAAAGAGGTTGCAAAAGAAAAAAATATCGTGATCCCAATGGATGGAGGTAAAGAATGA
- a CDS encoding DUF6254 family protein produces MTQSKSQEDRQFRARKEAQNPHGKVKSFKRLANEAKKE; encoded by the coding sequence ATGACACAGTCAAAATCGCAAGAAGACCGACAATTCCGAGCGCGTAAAGAAGCTCAAAACCCTCATGGTAAAGTAAAGTCATTCAAACGTTTGGCTAATGAGGCGAAAAAAGAATAG
- a CDS encoding erythromycin esterase family protein translates to MIKTDHMLDHIAKHSVRFTESAELHPLIQAASHAKYVLLGEASHGTSEFYTFRADLTKTLIKEHGYSFVAVEGDWPACYEVNRYIKGLAPEYSSAQDVLQNSFNRWPSWMWANHEMVELIDWLYEYNQSREQKIGFYGLDVYSLWESMEAIVQYLEKIKSPDLAKALNAIECFEPFHRKPEQYGISAAFYGEDCMSEIMELLQTIQQNKKTYEDDPEALLSLKLNAIAASNAEHYYHTMVTNDHESWNIRDRHMAEALHHIGNYYGQKAKGIIWEHNTHIGDARATDMASEGMINVGQITREQYGQENIFAIGFGTHHGTVIAGTKWGAKAEVMTVPTAAAGSWEDILHKAGAFSKYMIFTKENQKHFREIIGHRAIGVVYHPGYEHHGNYVPSRISDRYDAFIHIEETKALTPFNL, encoded by the coding sequence ATGATTAAAACCGATCACATGTTAGACCATATCGCTAAGCATTCTGTCCGTTTTACAGAGTCAGCAGAACTACATCCATTAATTCAAGCAGCGAGTCATGCTAAATACGTTTTATTGGGAGAAGCCAGCCATGGTACCTCTGAGTTTTACACATTTCGTGCTGATCTGACGAAAACGTTAATTAAAGAGCACGGCTATTCCTTCGTCGCTGTTGAAGGCGATTGGCCTGCTTGTTACGAAGTAAATCGCTATATTAAAGGGTTAGCACCTGAATATTCAAGTGCTCAAGATGTTTTACAAAATTCATTTAATCGGTGGCCTTCGTGGATGTGGGCTAACCATGAAATGGTTGAGTTAATTGATTGGTTGTACGAGTACAACCAGTCGCGTGAGCAGAAGATAGGCTTTTACGGACTCGATGTCTATAGCCTTTGGGAATCGATGGAGGCAATCGTTCAATATCTTGAAAAAATTAAGTCTCCTGATCTAGCTAAGGCACTGAATGCGATTGAATGCTTTGAGCCCTTTCACCGTAAACCAGAACAATACGGAATTTCAGCAGCGTTTTACGGTGAGGATTGTATGAGTGAAATTATGGAACTTTTACAAACAATTCAGCAAAACAAAAAGACCTACGAAGACGACCCAGAGGCATTACTTAGCTTAAAATTAAATGCAATTGCCGCAAGTAATGCTGAGCATTATTACCATACAATGGTGACAAATGATCATGAATCATGGAACATTCGTGATCGCCATATGGCAGAGGCACTTCACCATATCGGCAACTACTATGGTCAAAAAGCCAAAGGCATCATTTGGGAACATAACACCCATATAGGAGATGCTAGAGCTACAGATATGGCGAGCGAAGGAATGATCAATGTCGGACAAATAACACGTGAACAGTACGGGCAGGAAAATATCTTTGCAATTGGTTTTGGTACTCATCATGGGACAGTCATTGCCGGAACTAAATGGGGTGCTAAAGCTGAAGTTATGACAGTGCCAACGGCTGCAGCCGGAAGCTGGGAGGATATTCTTCATAAAGCTGGAGCATTTTCAAAATATATGATTTTTACGAAAGAAAACCAGAAGCATTTTCGGGAGATTATCGGCCATCGCGCCATCGGTGTCGTCTATCACCCCGGATATGAACACCATGGAAACTATGTTCCTTCACGAATCTCCGACCGCTATGATGCGTTTATTCATATAGAAGAAACAAAAGCATTAACACCATTCAACCTTTAA
- the hutP gene encoding hut operon transcriptional regulator HutP, with protein sequence MTSFSKDRRIGRLAMLLLLSDQDQAEQQKFISELGWKGCTGKVGSMEAHKVVAAIETAAKKNGVIKTDVYRESHALYHAIMEALSGVTRGQVQIGSVLRTVGLSFSILRGNPYENEDEGDWLAVCLYGTIGAPVKGSEHETVGLGINHI encoded by the coding sequence ATGACATCATTTAGTAAAGACCGACGTATTGGCAGATTAGCTATGTTACTTTTACTTAGTGACCAGGACCAAGCGGAGCAGCAGAAGTTTATTAGTGAGTTAGGCTGGAAAGGCTGTACTGGAAAGGTTGGTTCAATGGAAGCGCACAAGGTTGTCGCTGCAATTGAAACAGCTGCGAAGAAAAATGGCGTCATTAAAACAGATGTATACCGTGAATCACATGCCTTGTACCATGCAATTATGGAAGCGTTAAGCGGAGTTACGAGGGGACAGGTTCAAATTGGCTCTGTGTTACGAACCGTAGGGCTAAGCTTCTCAATTTTACGAGGTAATCCTTATGAAAATGAGGATGAAGGTGACTGGCTTGCAGTATGCCTTTACGGCACAATTGGCGCACCAGTAAAAGGCTCGGAGCATGAAACGGTTGGTTTAGGAATCAACCATATCTAA
- a CDS encoding DUF3784 domain-containing protein, whose product MVVLVMVQLLTIAMFLLFGWLILKKEMYGLISGFAMKSEEEQQELINNGYPQASAKGLLNSGYILLIGLLLALFKVPFVIELSWAVMLVYLFGYLLSINKLEAKK is encoded by the coding sequence ATGGTTGTATTAGTAATGGTTCAGCTTTTAACTATAGCTATGTTTTTATTGTTTGGCTGGTTAATTTTAAAAAAAGAAATGTATGGATTAATTTCAGGATTTGCGATGAAAAGTGAAGAAGAACAGCAGGAATTGATTAACAATGGCTATCCACAGGCTAGTGCTAAGGGATTATTAAATTCCGGGTACATTTTGCTGATTGGGCTACTATTAGCATTATTTAAAGTGCCGTTTGTGATTGAACTATCATGGGCTGTCATGCTCGTTTATTTATTTGGATACTTGCTGTCTATCAATAAACTTGAAGCAAAAAAGTGA